A DNA window from Rhodococcus sp. Z13 contains the following coding sequences:
- a CDS encoding WhiB family transcriptional regulator has product MPALKLLYLPPPVTEQWDWQLDAACRDADASLFFHPDNERGAAREERTASAKKVCARCPVREKCLQYAVESGERHGVWGGLTEEERTPLRRVRRILHRS; this is encoded by the coding sequence GTGCCGGCGTTGAAACTGCTCTACCTGCCGCCACCGGTCACCGAGCAGTGGGACTGGCAGCTGGATGCGGCCTGCCGCGACGCCGACGCCTCGTTGTTCTTCCATCCGGACAACGAGCGCGGCGCGGCCCGTGAAGAGCGGACGGCCTCGGCCAAGAAGGTCTGCGCCCGCTGCCCGGTACGGGAGAAGTGCCTGCAGTACGCGGTCGAGTCCGGCGAACGCCACGGGGTGTGGGGCGGCCTCACCGAGGAGGAGCGGACACCGCTGCGGCGGGTGCGCCGCATCCTGCACCGGTCCTGA
- the fgd gene encoding glucose-6-phosphate dehydrogenase (coenzyme-F420), translated as MLKLGYKASAEQFGPRELVELAVLAEAHGMDSATVSDHFQPWRHQGGHAPFSLAWMTAVGERTQRLQLGTSVLTPTFRYNPAVIAQAFATMGCLYPGRIFLGVGTGEALNEIATGYSGQWPEFKERFARLRESVRLMRELWRGDRVDFEGEFYSTKGASIYDVPEGGIPVYIAAGGPMVARYAGRAGDGFICTSGKGMELYTDKLLPAVAEGAAKAERDVAQIDKMIEIKISYDTDPDRALENTRFWAPLSLTPEQKHSIDDPIEMEAAADALPIEQVAKRWIVASDPDEAVEQVKAYVDAGLNHLVFHAPGHDQRRFLELFERDLAPRLRALA; from the coding sequence ATGCTGAAGTTGGGGTACAAGGCGTCGGCGGAGCAGTTCGGGCCGCGGGAGCTGGTCGAGCTGGCCGTGCTCGCCGAGGCGCACGGGATGGATTCGGCGACGGTGTCGGATCATTTCCAGCCGTGGCGCCACCAGGGTGGGCACGCCCCGTTCTCACTGGCGTGGATGACCGCAGTGGGGGAGCGCACGCAGCGGTTGCAGCTCGGCACGAGCGTGTTGACGCCGACGTTCCGGTACAACCCGGCGGTGATCGCGCAGGCGTTCGCGACGATGGGCTGCCTGTATCCGGGGAGGATCTTCCTCGGGGTCGGCACCGGTGAGGCACTGAACGAGATCGCCACCGGGTATTCCGGCCAGTGGCCGGAATTCAAGGAACGCTTCGCGCGGTTGCGGGAGTCGGTGCGGCTGATGCGCGAGCTGTGGCGCGGGGACCGGGTGGATTTCGAGGGGGAGTTCTACTCGACGAAGGGCGCGTCGATCTACGACGTGCCCGAGGGCGGTATCCCGGTGTACATCGCCGCCGGTGGTCCGATGGTGGCGCGCTATGCGGGACGGGCGGGTGACGGGTTCATCTGCACCTCGGGCAAGGGCATGGAGCTCTACACCGACAAACTCCTGCCGGCGGTGGCGGAGGGGGCGGCGAAGGCGGAGCGGGATGTCGCGCAGATCGACAAGATGATCGAGATCAAGATCTCGTACGACACCGATCCGGATCGGGCGTTGGAGAACACGCGGTTCTGGGCGCCGTTGTCGTTGACGCCGGAGCAGAAGCATTCGATCGACGATCCGATCGAGATGGAGGCCGCGGCCGATGCGTTGCCGATCGAGCAGGTGGCCAAGCGGTGGATCGTGGCGTCGGATCCGGACGAGGCGGTCGAGCAGGTCAAGGCGTATGTGGATGCGGGGTTGAATCATCTGGTGTTCCATGCGCCGGGTCATGATCAGCGGCGGTTCCTGGAGTTGTTCGAACGCGACCTCGCGCCGCGCCTGCGCGCCCTCGCCTGA
- a CDS encoding ABC transporter permease, which produces MTTLTPAATTVSLPTRASRAVHAEWTKLRSVRSHVAALVATPILLVLLGAAMASMTVAAWDALAPEMRADFEPVASSLSGIDLAQLVLGTLGVLLVTGEYGSGTIRATFAAVPQRPLLLGSKAAVFAVAAFVVSAVGCLAAFLIAQPILAEQDLNVGLGDPGVLRAVLGSALYLTVAGLLGIGLAAILRHTAAAIGTLFAVLFALPLLAHFLPATISDRVVRYLPTNAGGAIAQLNPGPTDLAPWTGFALFCAYAAATLFVGAVLANRRDV; this is translated from the coding sequence ATGACCACCCTCACCCCCGCGGCCACCACCGTGTCCCTCCCGACCCGGGCCTCCCGGGCGGTGCACGCGGAGTGGACGAAGCTGCGTTCCGTGCGCTCCCACGTCGCCGCGCTGGTCGCGACGCCGATCCTGCTGGTGCTGCTCGGCGCGGCGATGGCGTCGATGACCGTGGCCGCATGGGACGCCCTCGCCCCCGAGATGCGGGCCGACTTCGAACCCGTGGCGAGCAGCCTCAGCGGCATCGACCTGGCCCAGCTGGTGCTCGGCACGCTCGGTGTCCTGCTGGTCACCGGCGAGTACGGCTCGGGCACCATCCGCGCCACCTTCGCCGCGGTGCCCCAGCGGCCGCTGCTGCTGGGCAGCAAGGCCGCGGTGTTCGCGGTCGCCGCGTTCGTCGTCTCCGCCGTCGGGTGTCTGGCGGCGTTCCTGATCGCGCAGCCGATCCTGGCCGAACAGGACCTGAACGTGGGGCTCGGCGACCCGGGTGTGCTGCGGGCCGTGCTCGGCAGTGCCCTCTACCTGACCGTCGCGGGCCTGCTCGGCATCGGCCTGGCCGCGATCCTGCGGCACACCGCCGCGGCGATCGGCACCCTGTTCGCGGTGCTCTTCGCGCTGCCGCTGCTCGCCCACTTCCTTCCCGCGACGATCTCGGACCGGGTGGTGCGCTACCTGCCCACCAATGCGGGCGGCGCGATCGCGCAGCTGAACCCCGGCCCTACCGACCTGGCACCCTGGACCGGTTTCGCGCTGTTCTGCGCGTACGCGGCGGCCACCCTGTTCGTCGGGGCCGTGCTCGCGAACCGGCGCGACGTGTGA
- a CDS encoding pirin family protein, whose product MPAVTVDDVLALPRIEAPAPGSVSRPVLSVTTAPRGFEGEGFPVRRAFAGIETKYLDPFVHMDQMGEVNYAPGEPKGTPWHPHRGFETVTYMIDGIMQHRDSHGGGGTIGGGDTQWMTAGSGILHIEAPPEHLVVSGGLFHGVQLWVNLPKAEKFVAPRYQDIGGGEVALLSSADGGALIRVIAGELDGHRGPGSTYTPITLLHATVAPGASVTLPWNPEFNALAYVLAGDGTVGAEHRPIRTGQTTVFGRGDSLTISAAPKQDSRTDALEVFVLGGRPIRERVVMAGPFVMNTRAEIIEAMEDYRAGRFGSIPAVRRPDEQE is encoded by the coding sequence ATGCCCGCCGTGACCGTCGACGACGTCCTCGCCCTGCCCCGCATCGAAGCACCCGCACCCGGATCGGTCTCGCGTCCGGTGCTGTCCGTGACCACCGCCCCGCGCGGATTCGAGGGCGAGGGCTTCCCCGTCCGCCGTGCCTTCGCGGGCATCGAGACGAAGTACCTCGATCCCTTCGTCCACATGGACCAGATGGGCGAGGTGAACTACGCCCCCGGCGAACCCAAGGGAACACCCTGGCATCCGCACCGCGGCTTCGAGACCGTCACCTACATGATCGACGGGATCATGCAGCACCGCGACTCCCACGGCGGCGGCGGCACGATCGGCGGCGGCGACACCCAGTGGATGACCGCCGGCAGCGGCATCCTGCACATCGAGGCACCCCCGGAGCACCTGGTGGTCAGCGGCGGATTGTTCCACGGTGTGCAGCTGTGGGTGAACCTGCCCAAGGCCGAGAAGTTCGTCGCCCCGCGCTACCAGGACATCGGCGGCGGTGAGGTCGCCCTGTTGTCCTCGGCAGACGGCGGTGCGCTGATCCGGGTGATCGCCGGGGAACTCGACGGGCACCGCGGCCCGGGCTCGACCTACACGCCCATCACGCTGCTGCACGCCACCGTGGCGCCGGGTGCGAGCGTCACCCTACCCTGGAACCCCGAGTTCAACGCCCTGGCGTACGTGCTGGCCGGCGACGGGACCGTCGGCGCCGAGCACCGCCCGATCCGGACCGGACAGACCACGGTCTTCGGCCGCGGCGACAGCCTGACGATCTCCGCTGCGCCGAAGCAGGATTCGCGCACCGACGCGCTCGAGGTGTTCGTCCTCGGTGGCCGGCCCATCCGCGAACGCGTCGTCATGGCCGGCCCGTTCGTCATGAACACCCGGGCCGAGATCATCGAGGCGATGGAGGACTACCGGGCCGGACGGTTCGGCTCGATCCCCGCCGTGCGCCGTCCCGACGAACAGGAGTGA
- the pgi gene encoding glucose-6-phosphate isomerase, giving the protein MNSDVTTTPAWKSLQEQRDRFDSISLRELFDSEPNRVDELTVAAGDLVVDLSKQRVDSAVMRALLDLAEQTGVARARAAMLSGEHINVTEDRAVLHTALRLPRDSELVVDGVEVVAQVHAVLDRMGEFTDRVRSGAWRGATGEKITTVVNIGIGGSDLGPAMATRALRRFCDGPQVRFVSNVDPADLTAALADLDPATTVFVVASKTFSTLETLSNATAARRWLVDALGEDAVAAHFVAVSTDTDRVRAFGIDPAHMFEFWDWVGGRYSVGSAIGLSVMCAIGRERFGQFLAGMHAIDTHFATAEPDRNAPLLAGLIGVWNASLLGYRSRAVVPYSQDLGRLPAYLQQLTMESNGKSVRADGTAVSCPTGEVFWGEPGTNGQHAFFQLLHQGTEVVPVDFLGFARAGEGQDLPARDGDVTMQQLLLANMFAQAKVLAFGRDAGEVRGDGTAEELVAHKVMPGDRPSTTILAPELTPSVLGQIIAFYEHQTFVQGVVWGIDSFDQWGVELGKAQATALQAVLAGDATPDTGDASTDRLITTYRTLRDGR; this is encoded by the coding sequence ATGAATTCGGACGTGACCACCACCCCGGCCTGGAAGTCCCTGCAGGAACAACGGGATCGGTTCGACTCGATCTCGCTGCGCGAGCTGTTCGATTCGGAGCCGAACCGGGTGGACGAATTGACCGTTGCCGCCGGTGATCTGGTGGTCGACCTCAGCAAGCAGCGCGTCGATTCGGCGGTGATGCGGGCATTGCTCGACCTGGCCGAGCAGACGGGTGTGGCGCGGGCGCGGGCGGCGATGCTCTCGGGTGAGCACATCAACGTCACCGAGGACCGGGCGGTGCTGCACACCGCCCTGCGGCTGCCGCGTGACTCCGAGCTGGTGGTCGACGGGGTGGAGGTGGTCGCGCAGGTCCACGCCGTGCTCGACCGGATGGGTGAGTTCACCGACCGGGTCCGCTCCGGTGCGTGGCGCGGCGCCACCGGCGAGAAGATCACCACGGTGGTCAACATCGGTATCGGCGGCTCGGATCTGGGACCGGCGATGGCCACCCGCGCCCTGCGCCGTTTCTGCGACGGCCCCCAGGTGCGGTTCGTCTCCAACGTCGACCCGGCGGATCTGACCGCGGCGCTGGCGGATCTGGACCCGGCCACCACCGTGTTCGTCGTCGCCTCGAAAACCTTCTCCACCCTCGAGACCCTGTCGAACGCGACCGCGGCGCGCCGCTGGCTCGTCGACGCCCTGGGCGAGGACGCCGTCGCCGCGCATTTCGTGGCGGTGTCCACCGACACCGACCGCGTCCGCGCGTTCGGGATCGACCCGGCGCACATGTTCGAGTTCTGGGACTGGGTCGGCGGGCGTTATTCGGTGGGGTCGGCGATCGGCCTGTCGGTGATGTGCGCGATCGGCCGCGAGCGGTTCGGGCAGTTCCTCGCCGGCATGCACGCCATCGACACCCACTTCGCCACCGCCGAGCCGGACCGCAATGCGCCGCTGCTCGCCGGGCTGATCGGGGTGTGGAACGCGAGCCTGCTCGGGTACCGCTCCCGCGCGGTGGTGCCCTACAGTCAGGATCTGGGCCGGTTGCCGGCCTATCTGCAGCAGCTGACCATGGAATCGAACGGCAAGTCCGTGCGGGCCGACGGCACCGCGGTCTCGTGCCCGACCGGGGAGGTGTTCTGGGGTGAGCCGGGCACGAACGGTCAGCACGCCTTCTTCCAGTTGCTGCATCAGGGCACCGAGGTGGTGCCGGTCGATTTCCTCGGTTTCGCCCGCGCCGGCGAGGGGCAGGATCTGCCCGCCCGCGACGGGGACGTGACGATGCAGCAGTTGCTGCTGGCGAACATGTTCGCCCAGGCCAAAGTGTTGGCGTTCGGGCGGGACGCCGGTGAGGTGCGCGGCGACGGTACCGCCGAGGAGTTGGTGGCGCACAAGGTGATGCCCGGGGATCGACCGTCGACGACGATCCTGGCGCCGGAGCTGACCCCGTCGGTGCTCGGGCAGATCATCGCCTTCTACGAACACCAGACCTTTGTCCAGGGGGTGGTGTGGGGGATCGATTCGTTCGATCAGTGGGGGGTCGAGCTCGGCAAGGCCCAGGCCACCGCCCTGCAGGCGGTCCTGGCCGGGGACGCCACCCCGGATACCGGGGATGCGTCCACCGACCGGCTGATCACCACCTACCGCACACTGCGCGACGGGAGATAG
- a CDS encoding L,D-transpeptidase: MFEKQALSNRRRTGRRAGRIGAALVGVAAVALTAAGPAGAAPLWPGGPEVPSIQELIEGLTPPGVAVPQIAPEPPAPFSAPSVNPSSGETVGVAQPIIIRFNEPVGDRAAAERAIRITSQPPVDGHFYWASDTQVRWKPFQFWPANTSVTVKAGDTTSSFTIGDALVTVADNNTKTITITRNGEVVRTMPTSFGKPGYDTPNGTYIVGEKYRDMYMDSSTYGVPVDAPEGYRTYVEYATRMSNSGIFLHAAPWSEWAQGNTNVSHGCLNVSTEDGRWFYENAKKGDPVIVQNTAGGTLNGWDGLGDWNL, translated from the coding sequence ATGTTCGAAAAGCAAGCCTTGTCGAACCGTCGCCGCACGGGCCGCCGAGCCGGACGAATCGGTGCAGCACTCGTAGGAGTGGCAGCCGTCGCACTGACCGCGGCAGGTCCCGCAGGCGCCGCGCCGCTGTGGCCCGGTGGGCCGGAGGTGCCGAGCATCCAGGAACTGATCGAAGGCCTCACCCCGCCCGGCGTGGCCGTGCCGCAGATCGCTCCCGAACCGCCCGCCCCGTTCTCCGCTCCCTCGGTGAACCCGTCGAGCGGCGAGACGGTGGGTGTCGCGCAGCCGATCATCATCCGGTTCAACGAGCCCGTCGGGGACCGCGCCGCCGCCGAGCGCGCCATCCGCATCACCTCGCAGCCGCCCGTCGACGGCCACTTCTACTGGGCGTCCGACACGCAGGTCCGCTGGAAGCCGTTCCAGTTCTGGCCCGCGAACACCAGCGTGACGGTCAAGGCCGGCGACACCACGTCGTCGTTCACCATCGGCGACGCACTCGTCACCGTGGCCGACAACAACACCAAGACCATCACGATCACCCGCAACGGTGAGGTGGTCCGCACCATGCCGACGTCGTTCGGCAAGCCCGGTTACGACACCCCCAACGGCACGTACATCGTGGGGGAGAAGTACCGCGACATGTACATGGACTCGTCGACCTACGGCGTGCCGGTCGACGCACCCGAGGGCTACCGCACCTACGTCGAGTACGCGACGCGCATGTCCAACAGCGGCATCTTCCTGCACGCCGCGCCCTGGTCGGAGTGGGCGCAGGGCAACACCAACGTCAGCCACGGCTGCCTCAACGTGAGCACCGAGGACGGCAGGTGGTTCTACGAGAACGCCAAGAAGGGCGACCCGGTGATCGTGCAGAACACCGCCGGCGGAACCCTCAACGGCTGGGACGGCCTCGGCGACTGGAATCTCTGA
- a CDS encoding helix-turn-helix transcriptional regulator encodes MLYGREHERARIDTLVDEAWAGRGGALVVRGLPGVGKSALLQDTVARQEGTRVLATRGIESESPLAFAALHRLLRPVTASLVRLPAPQQEALRAAFGEQTGGGDRFLVFLATLNLLAEVAEQAPVLCVVDDAHWLDDASAAALLFVARRLGPERVALLFAARDGDVRRFESDDLPELVLGGLDADAATALLRARTDADVADSVRTGLLAQTGGNPLALVELPRALSARQLAGAEPLPRYLPLTDELHRVFLDRSRHLSTPARTLLLVVAADDSARIPVIRAALTEVGVTDTDTVDAAFTEAERSGLIRIDGGVVELQHPLVRSALYRGATTGERRRVHAALAAALRFDDPDRRAWHLATGVDEPDESVAAELEQAAERAHRRGGFEAASAALEQAAALSPDTGIRAIRLYEAAAAAWLAGRLDRTRTLAEESRRFTTDPVLVADLDRLRGRVEFNVGSVPAAVALWTRAAREVAAVDPARAREIAMIAVAASTFAPEHGHTDLDPRAFCTEDPAPRERCLSGLLVGFHHLLRGDVASAVAPLRVALESGRDLDEPDLLTNTGIAASFLDDAEGFRRPFDRLLTRARTSGSLGLVLFALPRLALAELSAGRFRYASANAAEALQLARSTGQRALTALPLAQLALDAALRGEGDVLDDRLRELDPILDEGRAGVFGELLHDTVRAACGVHDLVSGRNAPALGHFDRITHSTIARLVAYDRVDAAVQAGRTDLAERWTTELTAVAEVVDSPATRAVAEYGRALLADGAAAESHFRAALDHHTAAARPFEAARTHLAYGVALRRARRRVDARAQLRAALGLFEDLGVAPWVERARTELRASGESARRRAVGATGELTPQERQVARLVAQGLPNREVAAQMFLSPRTIDFHLRNVFTKTGISSRGELVGMDLG; translated from the coding sequence GTGCTGTACGGACGGGAACACGAGCGCGCGCGGATCGACACGCTCGTCGACGAGGCGTGGGCAGGTCGCGGTGGTGCCCTGGTGGTGCGGGGTCTGCCCGGGGTCGGCAAGTCGGCCCTGTTACAGGACACCGTCGCCCGGCAGGAAGGCACCCGGGTCCTGGCCACTCGCGGGATCGAGTCGGAATCACCGCTCGCGTTCGCCGCCCTGCACAGGCTGCTGCGCCCGGTGACGGCGTCACTGGTCCGTCTTCCGGCGCCGCAGCAGGAGGCGTTGCGTGCCGCGTTCGGTGAGCAGACCGGCGGTGGGGACCGTTTCCTCGTCTTCCTGGCCACCCTCAATCTGCTCGCGGAGGTCGCCGAGCAGGCTCCGGTGCTGTGTGTCGTCGACGACGCACACTGGCTCGACGACGCCTCCGCTGCCGCCCTGCTGTTCGTGGCGCGGCGTCTCGGACCCGAACGCGTCGCGCTGCTCTTCGCGGCGCGGGACGGTGACGTCCGTCGTTTCGAGAGTGACGACCTGCCCGAACTGGTCCTCGGTGGGCTGGACGCCGACGCCGCCACCGCTCTGCTGCGGGCCCGCACCGATGCCGACGTCGCCGACTCGGTGCGCACCGGACTACTGGCGCAGACGGGCGGCAACCCGCTGGCCCTCGTCGAACTGCCGCGGGCGCTGTCGGCGCGGCAACTGGCCGGTGCGGAACCGCTGCCCCGTTATCTGCCGCTCACCGACGAGCTGCACCGGGTGTTCCTCGACCGCAGCCGTCACCTGAGCACACCGGCGCGGACGTTGCTGCTGGTGGTCGCGGCCGACGACTCGGCGCGTATCCCGGTGATCCGAGCGGCGCTCACCGAAGTCGGTGTCACCGACACCGATACGGTCGATGCGGCCTTCACCGAGGCGGAACGGTCGGGTCTGATCCGGATCGACGGTGGCGTGGTCGAACTGCAGCATCCCCTCGTACGCTCGGCGCTCTACCGGGGTGCGACGACCGGTGAACGCCGGCGGGTGCACGCGGCGCTCGCCGCGGCCCTGCGCTTCGACGATCCGGACCGGCGGGCCTGGCATCTCGCCACCGGCGTGGACGAACCCGACGAGAGCGTCGCCGCCGAACTCGAGCAGGCCGCCGAACGGGCCCACCGGCGAGGCGGTTTCGAAGCTGCCTCCGCCGCGCTCGAGCAGGCTGCGGCACTGAGCCCCGACACCGGGATCCGCGCGATCCGGTTGTACGAGGCGGCCGCCGCCGCGTGGCTCGCGGGCCGGCTGGACCGGACCCGTACGCTCGCGGAGGAGAGTCGCAGGTTCACCACCGATCCCGTCCTCGTCGCGGACCTGGACCGGTTGCGCGGCCGCGTCGAGTTCAACGTCGGATCCGTGCCCGCCGCCGTCGCGCTCTGGACGCGGGCGGCACGCGAGGTGGCCGCCGTCGATCCCGCCCGCGCCCGGGAGATCGCGATGATCGCGGTCGCCGCATCGACTTTCGCGCCGGAGCACGGACACACGGATCTCGATCCGCGCGCCTTCTGCACGGAGGATCCCGCTCCGCGCGAACGGTGCCTGTCGGGTCTGCTCGTCGGATTCCACCATCTGCTGCGCGGCGATGTCGCCTCTGCGGTGGCGCCTCTGCGAGTGGCGCTGGAGAGCGGGCGCGACCTGGACGAGCCGGACCTGCTCACCAACACGGGTATCGCCGCGTCCTTCCTCGACGACGCCGAGGGGTTCCGACGGCCCTTCGACCGGTTGCTCACCCGGGCCCGGACCAGCGGCTCCCTCGGGCTCGTCCTGTTCGCCCTTCCCCGTCTGGCTCTGGCGGAGCTGTCCGCGGGCCGGTTCCGGTACGCATCCGCGAACGCGGCCGAGGCGCTGCAGCTCGCGCGCAGCACCGGGCAGCGGGCCCTGACGGCACTGCCTCTCGCTCAGCTCGCCCTCGATGCCGCGCTGCGCGGCGAGGGTGATGTCCTCGACGATCGCCTCCGGGAACTCGACCCGATCCTCGACGAGGGACGCGCCGGTGTCTTCGGGGAACTGCTGCACGACACCGTGCGTGCGGCGTGCGGCGTCCACGATCTCGTGTCCGGACGGAACGCACCGGCGCTCGGTCACTTCGACCGCATCACGCACAGCACGATCGCGCGGCTGGTGGCCTACGACCGGGTCGACGCCGCGGTGCAGGCCGGCAGGACGGATCTCGCCGAGCGATGGACGACCGAGCTCACCGCCGTCGCCGAGGTCGTCGATTCACCCGCGACCCGCGCCGTCGCGGAGTACGGCCGGGCGCTGCTCGCCGACGGGGCTGCGGCCGAGTCTCACTTCCGGGCCGCGCTCGACCACCACACCGCCGCCGCACGACCGTTCGAGGCGGCGCGGACGCATCTCGCCTACGGAGTGGCGTTGCGTCGTGCCCGCCGCCGCGTCGATGCCCGCGCGCAGTTGCGGGCCGCGCTCGGGCTCTTCGAGGATCTCGGGGTCGCCCCGTGGGTGGAACGAGCGCGCACGGAACTGCGGGCCTCCGGTGAATCCGCACGCCGACGGGCCGTCGGGGCGACCGGGGAGCTGACCCCGCAGGAACGGCAGGTCGCCCGGCTGGTCGCGCAGGGACTGCCGAACCGCGAGGTGGCCGCCCAGATGTTCCTCAGCCCGCGGACCATCGACTTCCACCTGCGCAACGTCTTCACCAAGACCGGCATCAGCTCCCGTGGAGAGCTCGTGGGTATGGACCTGGGGTGA
- a CDS encoding DeoR/GlpR family DNA-binding transcription regulator → MSATARRREIFQRLLADGYVDAKTLAADLGVDASTIRRDLDALARDGKVQRTHGGAKPVDGAGHEIPYALKKDVRRGEKTAIAEAAAAMVADGDSVVLDSGSTTYEVAVALRNKESLTVLTNDLRIAKYVASFPDVRLLVSGGELLGSVYTLIGEHAAQFLSHYSADWAFLGADAVHPTAGITNTNTLEVPVKRAMIAAAARTVVVADHSKFGQRALARVAALDEVTSIVTDSGLDEDQRALYGDRLVVAETVSR, encoded by the coding sequence GTGTCTGCGACCGCCCGGCGACGTGAGATATTCCAGCGACTTCTCGCCGACGGATACGTCGACGCGAAGACTCTCGCCGCAGACCTCGGGGTCGACGCGTCCACCATCCGACGCGACCTCGACGCCCTCGCGCGCGACGGCAAGGTCCAGCGCACCCACGGCGGCGCGAAACCCGTCGACGGCGCCGGCCACGAGATCCCCTACGCCCTGAAGAAGGATGTGCGCCGCGGCGAGAAGACCGCCATCGCCGAGGCGGCCGCCGCGATGGTCGCGGACGGCGACAGCGTGGTGCTCGACAGCGGCTCGACCACCTACGAGGTGGCCGTCGCGCTGCGGAACAAGGAGTCGCTGACGGTGCTCACCAATGACCTGCGGATCGCGAAGTACGTCGCGTCCTTCCCCGACGTGCGGCTGCTCGTCTCCGGCGGCGAACTGCTCGGCTCGGTCTACACACTCATCGGTGAACACGCCGCGCAGTTCCTGTCGCACTACTCCGCCGACTGGGCGTTCCTCGGCGCCGACGCGGTCCACCCGACAGCCGGCATCACCAACACCAACACCCTCGAGGTGCCGGTCAAGCGCGCGATGATCGCCGCCGCGGCGCGCACCGTCGTCGTGGCGGACCACTCGAAGTTCGGGCAGCGCGCCCTCGCGCGGGTCGCCGCGCTCGACGAGGTGACGTCGATCGTCACCGACTCCGGTCTCGACGAGGACCAGCGCGCCCTCTACGGTGACCGTCTCGTCGTCGCCGAAACCGTTTCGCGGTAA